The Equus quagga isolate Etosha38 chromosome 2, UCLA_HA_Equagga_1.0, whole genome shotgun sequence genome has a window encoding:
- the LOC124236289 gene encoding olfactory receptor 4S2, which translates to MEKINNVTEFIFWGLSQNLEIEEVCFVVFSVFYIVILLGNLLIMLTVYVGNLFKSPMYFFLSYLSFVDICYSSVTAPKMIVDLLAKRKAISYVGCMLQLFGVHFFGCTEIFILTVMAYDRYVAICKPLHYMTIMDQDRCNKLLLGTWVGGFLHSIIQVALVVQLPFCGPSEIDHYFCDVHPVLRLACTDTYVVGVVVTANSGTIALGSFVILLISYAIILVSLRKQSAEGRRKALSTCGSHIAVVIIFFGPCTFMYMRPDTTFSEDKMVAVFYTIITPMLNPLIYTLRNAEVKNAMKKVWGGKVFWKANGK; encoded by the coding sequence atggaaaaaataaacaatgtaactGAATTCATTTTCTGGGGTCTTTCTCAGAACCTGGAGATTGAAGAAGTTTGTTTCGTAGTGTTTTCTGTCTTCTACATAGTCATTCTTCTAGGAAACCTCCTCATCATGCTGACAGTTTACGTGGGCAACCTTTTCAAGTCTcctatgtatttctttctcagcTACTTGTCTTTTGTGGACATTTGTTACTCTTCAGTCACAGCTCCTAAGATGATTGTTGACCTATTAGCCAAGAGGAAAGCTATCTCCTATGTGGGGTGCATGTTGCAACTCTTTGGGGTGCATTTCTTTGGTTGCACCGAGATCTTCATCCTGACTGTGATGGCCTATGATCgttatgtggccatctgtaaaccCCTGCACTATATGACCATCATGGACCAGGACAGATGCAATAAACTGTTGCTGGGGACCTGGGTAGGTGGGTTCTTGCACTCCATTATCCAGGTGGCTCTGGTGGTCCAACTACCCTTTTGTGGACCCAGTGAGATTGATCACTACTTTTGTGACGTCCACCCTGTGCTGAGACTTGCCTGCACAGACACGTATGTTGTTGGTGTTGTTGTGACAGCCAACAGCGGTACCATCGCTCTAGGGAGCTTTGTTATCTTGCTAATCTCCTACGCCATCATCCTGGTGTCCCTGAGAAAGCAGTCGGCAGAAGGCAGGCGCAAAGCTCTCTCCACCTGTGGCTCCCACATTGCTGTGGTCATCATCTTTTTTGGTCCCTGTACTTTCATGTATATGCGCCCTGATACCACCTTTTCAGAGGATAAGATGGTGGCTGTATTTTACACCATCATCACCCCCATGTTAAATCCTTTGATTTACACACTGAGAAATGCAGAAGTAAAGAATGCAATGAAGAAAGTCTGGGGCGGGAAGGTTTTCTGGAAGGCTAATGGTAAATAG